A stretch of Prunus dulcis chromosome 6, ALMONDv2, whole genome shotgun sequence DNA encodes these proteins:
- the LOC117631298 gene encoding RNA polymerase II C-terminal domain phosphatase-like 2 isoform X2 encodes MSRLGFKSVVFHGDLCLGELDAIPVKDQKFQFPNNEIRINRISQQSERCPPLSILQTISSFSVRCKLESTSPVEQPHLINLHACCFYEFKTAVVVVGGEEIHLVAMPSKQKKFPCFWCYAVPVGLYSASLRMLNLRCLSIVFDLDETLIVANTMKSFDDRIEALRSWIARESDMVRIAGMSAEMKRYMDDRWLLKQYIDNDCVVDNGKVYKVQQEDVPPLSDNHEKIVRPIIRLPDKNIVLTRINPEIRDTSVLVRLRPAWEDLRSYLTAKGRKRFEVYVCTMAERDYALEMWRLLDPESHLIGSKQLLDRVVCVKTGSRKSLLNVFQHGVCHPKMAMVIDDRSKVWEDNDQSRVHVVPAFTPYYAPQAETASPVPVLCVARNVACNVRGCFFKEFDEILLRRISEVFYEDEVVNLPPAPDVSNYLMSEDAGLATNGNVNAPVSEGMNGGEVARRINQSDDKFGTDSVAHSLKNHAEARSDNSPAPVAILPNVVGAASSRPVMPSQKPGLLGPPVRRDSFSDRDYEMKRGLLGTNPGLDMRNQTSAELPHLSRIPAQMPASSIHAQGGWLVDDDNNRGPPSNRPSGFVQPPDIIKSEKLVHQNPFSPATPSSTPSGPSNRPSGFVQPPDIIKSEKLVHQNPFSPATPSSTPSGLLSHKSDVKREEVCSGQDLQKQNLPPPSQLSEAGASQNQASSFNRESQLESAKVNLLPSPLSIGVLQEIGRRCSSKVEFRSVVSTSNDLQFSVEVLFTGEKIGFGMGRTRKDAQQQAAENALHSLADKYVAYLAPRSGAVDRDIDKVSVGNENGFVLDIVGPELTELLREDGMPKESTSEAAEVEPGSTYITVSQQVQKRASSPR; translated from the exons ATGAGCCGTTTAGGGTTTAAGTCCGTGGTCTTCCACGGCGACCTGTGTTTGGGAGAACTGGATGCTATTCCGGTgaaggaccagaagttccagTTCCCAAACAATGAGATTCGAATCAACCGCATATCGCAACAAAGCGAACGATGTCCTCCTCTCTCAATTCTCCAAACGATTTCGTCATTTTCGGTTCGATGCAAGCTCGAATCGACCTCCCCTGTTGAACAGCCCCATTTGATCAATCTTCACGCCTGCTGCTTCTACGAGTTCAAG ACTGCGGTTGTAGTGGTTGGTGGTGAAGAGATTCACTTGGTGGCAATGCCGAGTAAGCAGAAGAAGTTTCCATGCTTTTGGTGCTATGCGGTTCCTGTAGGTCTGTACAGTGCTTCACTACGAATGCTGAATCTAAGGTGTCTCTCAATTGTGTTTGATCTCGACGAGACGCTGATTGTTGCCAACACCATGAAGTCTTTTGATGATAGAATTGAGGCCTTACGAAGCTGGATTGCACGCGAGAGTGACATGGTGAGAATAGCTGGAATGTCTGCTGAAATGAAGCGGTACATGGACGATCGGTGGCTGTTGAAGCAGTACATAGATAATGATTGTGTGGTGGATAATGGAAAGGTGTACAAGGTTCAACAGGAGGATGTTCCTCCGCTGTCTGATAACCACGAGAAAATTGTTCGGCCTATCATTAGATTGCCAGATAAGAACATTGTGCTCACTCGCATCAATCCCGAG ATTCGTGATACCAGCGTGCTTGTGAGGTTACGACCTGCGTGGGAAGATTTGAGAAGTTATTTAACTGCAAAAGGACGCAAGCGGTTTGAAGTTTATGTCTGTACCATGGCTGAAAGGGATTATGCCTTAGAAATGTGGAGGCTTCTTGATCCAGAGTCACACCTAATAGGTTCAAAGCAACTTCTGGACCGTGTTGTTTGTGTCAAAACAG GCTCCAGGAAATCTTTACTCAATGTCTTTCAACATGGAGTGTGCCATCCAAAGATGGCAATGGTAATTGATGACCGTTCAAAGGTTTGGGAAGATAATGATCAATCTCGAGTTCATGTAGTTCCAGCATTCACTCCTTATTATGCTCCTCAAGCAGAG ACAGCAAGTCCCGTTCCCGTCCTCTGTGTTGCAAGAAATGTTGCATGCAATGTCAGAGGTTGTTTTTTCAA AGAGTTTGATGAGATTTTACTGCGAAGAATTTCTGAAGTTTTTTATGAAGATGAGGTGGTAAATTTACCTCCTGCTCCTGATGTGAGCAATTACTTGATGTCTGAG GATGCTGGTTTGGCAACCAATGGAAATGTTAATGCTCCTGTTAGTGAAGGAATGAATGGCGGTGAAGTTGCAAGGAGAATAAACCAATCT gATGACAAGTTTGGTACAGACTCAGTGGCTCATTCTCTGAAAAATCATGCTGAGGCAAGATCTGACAACTCTCCGGCACCTGTTGCAATTCTTCCCAATGTCGTTGGTGCAGCATCTTCGAGGCCAGTCATGCCTTCTCAGA AACCTGGTTTGCTCGGACCTCCTGTTAGACGAGACAGCTTTTCTGATCGTGACTATGAAATGAAGAGAGGACTCCTTGGTACAAATCCTGGTCTAGATATGAGAAATCAAACCTCTGCTGAACTCCCGCATCTATCTAGGATACCTGCACAAATGCCAGCATCATCAATACATGCACAAGGGGGATGGTTGGTGGATGACGATAACAATAGAGGACCTCCGAGTAATCGACCTTCTGGGTTTGTTCAGCCGCCTGACATCATAAAGTCTGAAAAGCTAGTTCACCAGAATCCTTTTAGTCCTGCTACACCAAGTTCTACTCCCAGTGGTCCGAGTAATCGACCTTCTGGGTTTGTTCAACCGCCTGACATCATAAAATCTGAAAAGCTAGTTCACCAGAATCCTTTTAGTCCTGCTACACCAAGTTCTACTCCCAGTGGTTTGCTCTCACACAAATCTGATGTGAAAAGGGAAGAG GTATGCTCTGGACAAgatttacaaaaacaaaatcttccTCCTCCAAGTCAGCTATCAG AGGCTGGTGCATCCCAGAATCAGGCATCTTCTTTTAATAGAGAATCTCAATTAGAATCTGCAAAAGTGAACCTCCTGCCGTCCCCTTTATCTATTGGAGTGCTGCAGGAAATTGGACGAAGATGCAGCTCAAAG GTTGAGTTCAGGTCTGTTGTAAGCACCAGTAATGATTTGCAGTTCTCTGTTGAG GTTCTCTTCACTGGAGAGAAGATTGGTTTTGGAATGGGTAGGACGAGGAAGGACGCTCAACAACAGGCTGCTGAGAATGCTCTTCACAGCTTGGCTG ATAAATATGTAGCGTATCTCGCACCTCGTTCTGGAGCTGTGGACAGAGATATTGATAAAGTCTCGGTCGGGAATGAAAATGGATTTGTATTGGACATCGTCGGTCCTGAATTGACTGAGCTGCTAAGGGAAGATGGAATGCCTAAAGAAAGCACTTCTGAG GCTGCTGAAGTTGAACCTGGAAGTACTTATATTACGGTGAGTCAGCAAGTTCAAAAGCGTGCAAGTTCTCCAAGGTAA